One window of the Pseudomonas sihuiensis genome contains the following:
- the pepN gene encoding aminopeptidase N, whose amino-acid sequence MRTEQSKTIYLKDYQVPDYLIDETHLTFELFEDHSLVHAQLVMRRNPEAGGGLPKLVLDGQQLELLHLKLDDRELGEDDYTLTDSHLTLQPTQERFVVDSSVRIHPESNTALEGLYKSGTMFCTQCEAEGFRKITFYLDRPDVMSTFTTTVSAEQHAYPVLLSNGNPIASGSEEGGRHWATWEDPFKKPAYLFALVAGDLWCVEDSFTTMSSREVALRIYVEPENIDKVQHAMDSLKRSMKWDEEVYGREYDLDIFMIVAVNDFNMGAMENKGLNIFNSSCVLAKAETATDAAHQRVEAVVAHEYFHNWSGNRVTCRDWFQLSLKEGFTVFRDSEFSADTHSRTVKRIEDVAYLRTHQFAEDAGPMAHPVRPDAYMEISNFYTLTIYEKGSEVLRMIHTLLGPELFRKGSDLYFERHDGQAVTCDDFVKAMEDASGIDLTQFKRWYTQAGTPRLEVSEAYDEAAQTYSLTFRQSCPATPGQSEKLPFVIPVALGLLDAQGFEPPLRLQGESAAQGTSRVLSVTEAEQTFTFEAVAEKPLPSLLRGFSAPVKLHFPYSRDQLMFLMQHDSDGFNRWEAGQQLSVQVLQELIGQHQRGEALVLDQRLVAALRTLLEDESLDQAMVAEMLSLPGEAYLTEISEVADVEAIHAAREFARKALADALFAPLWARYQANREVSKATPYVAEAAHFARRSLQNIGLSYLMLSEKPEVLAACVDQFDNADNMTERLAALAVLVNSPFQEEQGKALAMFADFFKDNPLVMDQWFSVQAGCPLPGGLERVHALMQHEAFTLKNPNKVRALIGAFANQNLINFHRADGAGYRFLADQVITLNALNPQIASRLLAPLTRWRKYGSARQALMKAELERILASGELSSDVYEVVSKSLA is encoded by the coding sequence ATGCGCACCGAACAATCCAAGACCATTTATCTGAAGGACTATCAGGTTCCCGACTACCTGATCGACGAGACCCACCTGACCTTCGAGCTGTTCGAGGATCACAGCCTGGTGCACGCGCAGTTGGTCATGCGTCGCAACCCCGAAGCGGGGGGCGGGCTGCCGAAACTGGTACTGGATGGCCAGCAGCTTGAATTATTGCACCTCAAGCTCGATGACCGCGAACTGGGCGAGGACGACTACACGCTGACCGACAGCCACCTGACCCTGCAGCCGACGCAGGAACGCTTCGTGGTCGACAGCAGTGTGCGCATCCACCCGGAGAGCAACACCGCGCTGGAAGGCCTGTACAAGTCCGGCACTATGTTCTGCACCCAGTGCGAGGCCGAGGGCTTTCGCAAGATCACCTTCTACCTCGACCGCCCGGACGTGATGAGCACGTTCACCACCACGGTCAGCGCCGAACAGCATGCCTACCCGGTGCTGCTGTCCAACGGTAACCCGATTGCCAGCGGCAGTGAGGAGGGCGGTCGTCATTGGGCCACTTGGGAAGACCCGTTCAAGAAGCCGGCCTACCTGTTCGCCCTGGTCGCTGGTGATCTCTGGTGCGTGGAAGACAGCTTCACCACCATGAGCAGCCGCGAAGTGGCGCTGCGCATCTATGTCGAGCCGGAGAACATCGACAAGGTGCAGCACGCCATGGACAGCCTCAAGCGCTCGATGAAGTGGGACGAGGAGGTCTATGGCCGTGAGTACGATCTGGACATCTTCATGATCGTCGCGGTCAACGACTTCAACATGGGCGCCATGGAGAACAAGGGCCTCAACATCTTCAACTCCAGCTGCGTGCTGGCCAAGGCCGAGACCGCCACCGACGCCGCGCACCAGCGCGTCGAGGCGGTGGTGGCGCACGAGTACTTCCACAACTGGTCGGGCAACCGCGTGACCTGCCGCGACTGGTTCCAGCTGTCGCTCAAGGAAGGCTTCACCGTGTTCCGCGACAGCGAGTTCTCTGCCGACACTCACTCGCGTACCGTCAAGCGCATCGAGGACGTGGCCTACCTGCGTACTCACCAGTTCGCCGAAGACGCCGGCCCCATGGCCCACCCGGTGCGCCCGGACGCGTACATGGAAATCTCCAACTTCTACACCCTGACCATCTACGAGAAGGGTTCGGAAGTGCTGCGCATGATTCACACCCTGCTCGGGCCGGAACTGTTCCGCAAGGGCTCGGATCTGTACTTCGAGCGTCACGACGGCCAGGCCGTGACCTGCGACGATTTCGTCAAGGCCATGGAAGATGCCAGTGGCATCGACCTGACCCAGTTCAAGCGCTGGTACACCCAGGCCGGCACGCCGCGTCTGGAAGTCAGCGAAGCCTATGACGAGGCGGCGCAGACCTACAGCCTGACCTTCCGCCAGAGCTGCCCGGCGACGCCGGGGCAGAGCGAAAAGCTGCCGTTCGTGATTCCCGTGGCGCTCGGCCTGCTCGATGCCCAAGGCTTTGAGCCGCCGCTGCGCCTGCAGGGCGAAAGCGCGGCGCAGGGCACCAGTCGCGTTTTGTCGGTGACTGAAGCCGAGCAGACCTTCACCTTTGAAGCCGTCGCCGAGAAGCCGCTGCCGTCGCTGCTGCGCGGCTTCAGTGCGCCGGTCAAGCTGCACTTCCCCTACAGCCGTGACCAACTGATGTTCCTGATGCAGCACGACAGCGACGGCTTCAACCGCTGGGAAGCCGGCCAGCAGCTTTCTGTGCAGGTGCTGCAGGAACTGATTGGCCAGCACCAGCGTGGCGAAGCCCTGGTGCTGGATCAGCGCCTGGTCGCCGCGCTGCGCACCCTGCTTGAAGACGAGTCGCTGGATCAGGCCATGGTCGCCGAGATGCTCTCGCTGCCGGGCGAGGCCTATCTCACCGAGATCAGTGAGGTGGCGGATGTCGAGGCCATCCACGCCGCGCGCGAGTTCGCTCGCAAGGCGCTGGCCGACGCGCTGTTCGCTCCACTGTGGGCGCGCTACCAGGCCAACCGTGAAGTCTCCAAGGCCACGCCTTACGTGGCCGAGGCAGCGCACTTCGCTCGCCGCAGCCTGCAGAACATTGGGCTGTCCTATCTGATGCTCAGCGAGAAGCCCGAGGTGTTGGCGGCCTGCGTCGACCAGTTCGACAACGCCGACAACATGACCGAGCGCCTTGCCGCGCTGGCCGTGCTGGTCAACTCGCCGTTCCAGGAAGAGCAGGGCAAGGCCCTGGCCATGTTCGCCGACTTCTTCAAGGACAATCCGCTAGTGATGGATCAGTGGTTCAGCGTGCAGGCCGGTTGCCCACTGCCGGGAGGCCTGGAGCGTGTGCATGCACTGATGCAGCACGAAGCCTTCACTCTGAAGAACCCGAACAAGGTGCGTGCGCTGATCGGTGCCTTCGCCAACCAGAACCTGATCAACTTTCACCGCGCCGACGGGGCGGGCTACCGCTTTCTCGCCGACCAGGTGATCACTCTCAACGCCCTCAACCCGCAGATCGCTTCGCGCCTGCTGGCGCCGCTGACCCGCTGGCGCAAGTACGGCTCGGCGCGTCAGGCACTGATGAAGGCCGAGCTGGAGCGCATCCTCGCCTCCGGTGAGCTGTCCAGCGATGTCTATGAAGTGGTGAGCAAGAGCCTGGCCTAA
- a CDS encoding DUF2797 domain-containing protein, whose product MSELGRGSLSKMKAHLDAPVQYAFRLGDEEVPVNPLVGKHLRLEYLGAIHCTHCGRKTKTSFSQGYCYPCMQKLAQCDVCIMSPEKCHYDAGTCREPSWGEQFCMTDHIVYLANSSGVKVGITRASQVPTRWIDQGATQALPILRVATRQQSGFVEDLLRSQVADKTNWRALLKGDAVPVDLLAIREQLFDSCGSGITGLQQRFGLQAIQPLSAAEVLEIRYPIEAYPAKISSFNLDKQPLAEGTLLGIKGQYLMFDTGVINIRKYTAYQLAIHEIAA is encoded by the coding sequence ATGAGCGAGTTGGGACGTGGCTCGCTGAGCAAGATGAAGGCGCATCTGGATGCGCCGGTGCAATACGCCTTCCGTCTTGGCGACGAAGAAGTGCCGGTCAACCCGCTGGTGGGCAAGCACCTGCGCCTGGAATACCTCGGCGCCATCCATTGCACGCACTGCGGACGCAAGACCAAGACCAGCTTCAGCCAGGGCTACTGTTACCCCTGCATGCAGAAGCTGGCGCAATGCGACGTCTGCATCATGAGCCCGGAGAAGTGTCATTACGATGCAGGCACCTGCCGCGAGCCGAGCTGGGGCGAGCAATTCTGCATGACCGATCACATCGTCTACCTGGCCAACTCCAGTGGTGTGAAGGTCGGCATTACCCGCGCCAGTCAGGTGCCGACGCGCTGGATCGACCAGGGTGCGACCCAGGCGCTGCCCATCCTGCGCGTGGCCACCCGGCAGCAGTCCGGTTTCGTCGAGGACCTGTTGCGTAGCCAGGTGGCGGACAAGACCAACTGGCGCGCGCTGCTCAAGGGCGATGCCGTGCCGGTCGATCTGCTGGCGATTCGCGAGCAGTTGTTCGATAGCTGCGGTTCGGGCATCACCGGGCTGCAGCAGCGCTTCGGCCTGCAAGCCATTCAGCCGCTGAGCGCAGCCGAAGTGCTGGAGATTCGTTACCCCATCGAGGCCTATCCGGCCAAGATCAGCAGCTTCAATCTGGACAAGCAGCCCCTGGCCGAAGGTACTCTGCTCGGTATCAAGGGCCAGTACCTGATGTTCGACACCGGCGTGATCAATATCCGCAAGTACACCGCCTATCAGCTGGCCATCCACGAGATCGCCGCCTGA
- a CDS encoding YeaC family protein, which yields MSSFLDAIENITPEIYESLKLAVEIGKWPDGRKLTQEQKELSLQAMIAWEMQNLPEEERTGYMGPQECSSKSEPVPNLLFKSSDTLH from the coding sequence ATGTCGTCCTTTCTCGATGCGATTGAAAACATCACCCCGGAAATCTACGAGAGCCTCAAGCTGGCCGTGGAAATCGGCAAGTGGCCGGACGGCCGCAAGCTGACCCAGGAACAGAAAGAGCTGAGCCTGCAGGCGATGATCGCCTGGGAAATGCAGAACCTGCCGGAAGAAGAGCGCACCGGCTACATGGGCCCGCAGGAGTGCAGCAGCAAGTCCGAGCCGGTACCCAACCTGCTGTTCAAGTCCTCGGATACCCTGCACTGA
- a CDS encoding rhomboid family intramembrane serine protease yields MTAVVVLRLPLDRDLSGFIALLQRLRVPHRVSEEGGEQVLWVPGQELAEQVRELYARHPQGDDAGELPPSVSPVRESFATQLRSSPVTALMLLTTFIVFAVTLAGENFSTIRWLSFVDFRLDGEHIYLTYLDATLGSGQWWRLITPMLIHFGWLHLAMNSLWYWELGRRIEFRQGAIGLLGLTLLFGLASNFAQYWWAGPSLFGGLSGVLYGLLGHCWIYQRLAPNPAYRLPPGVLVMMLAWLLICMTGIFELLQFGAIANAAHVGGLLTGCLTGLLGGMLARRSA; encoded by the coding sequence ATGACGGCTGTGGTTGTGTTGCGCTTGCCGCTGGATCGCGATTTGAGCGGTTTCATCGCTCTGCTGCAGCGTTTGCGTGTGCCGCACCGGGTATCGGAAGAGGGCGGCGAGCAGGTGCTCTGGGTGCCGGGGCAGGAGCTTGCAGAGCAGGTGCGCGAGCTCTATGCGCGTCATCCGCAGGGCGATGATGCCGGAGAGCTGCCGCCAAGCGTCTCCCCTGTGCGCGAGAGTTTCGCCACTCAGCTAAGGAGCAGCCCGGTCACGGCGTTGATGTTGCTGACCACCTTCATCGTCTTTGCGGTGACCCTGGCGGGCGAGAACTTTTCCACCATTCGCTGGCTGAGTTTCGTCGATTTTCGCCTCGACGGTGAGCACATCTATCTGACCTATCTGGATGCCACCCTGGGCAGCGGTCAATGGTGGCGCCTGATCACGCCGATGCTGATCCACTTCGGTTGGTTGCACCTGGCGATGAACAGCCTGTGGTACTGGGAGCTGGGGCGGCGCATCGAATTTCGCCAGGGGGCCATCGGCCTGCTCGGGCTGACCCTGTTGTTCGGCCTGGCATCGAACTTCGCCCAATACTGGTGGGCCGGGCCGTCGTTGTTCGGCGGGTTGTCCGGCGTACTTTATGGTCTGCTCGGGCATTGCTGGATTTACCAGCGCCTGGCGCCCAACCCGGCGTATCGCCTTCCGCCCGGCGTGCTGGTGATGATGCTGGCCTGGCTGCTGATCTGCATGACCGGCATCTTCGAGTTGTTGCAGTTCGGCGCGATCGCCAACGCCGCGCACGTCGGCGGCTTGCTCACCGGCTGCCTGACCGGGCTGCTTGGCGGTATGCTGGCCCGACGTAGCGCTTGA
- a CDS encoding metallophosphoesterase — MSLDPHRGYDLIGDIHGCAQTLERLLERLGYSRQGGVWCHPTRMVIFLGDLVDRGPGIRETLHLVHDMVRAGQALCIMGNHEFNALGWSTPAPPGSGRQYVREHSPRHQRLMRETLAQFEDHPQEWREFLRWFYEMPLFIDAGRFRVVHACWDDELITPLKAQFPDGCIDEHFLQASAVPGSFANMALDRLLRGTDMRLPHGLTLTSGDGFTRSYFRTKFWEEDPKTYGDIVFQPDALPELAAQTPLTELQKDELLRYGAHEPLLFVGHYWRRGKPAPIRPNLACLDYSAVVGGRLVAYRLDQETRLDAGKFVWVDVDPQEAPR; from the coding sequence ATGTCCCTCGACCCCCATCGTGGCTATGACCTGATCGGTGATATCCACGGGTGTGCGCAAACCCTCGAACGCTTGCTCGAACGGCTGGGCTACAGCCGCCAGGGTGGCGTGTGGTGCCATCCGACGCGCATGGTGATCTTCCTCGGTGACCTGGTCGACCGCGGCCCGGGCATTCGTGAAACCCTGCATCTGGTGCATGACATGGTTCGCGCCGGCCAGGCGCTGTGCATCATGGGCAATCACGAGTTCAATGCCTTGGGTTGGAGCACGCCGGCGCCGCCGGGTAGTGGCCGTCAGTACGTGCGCGAACACAGCCCGCGCCACCAGCGCCTGATGCGCGAGACATTGGCGCAGTTCGAGGATCATCCGCAGGAGTGGCGTGAGTTCCTGCGCTGGTTCTACGAGATGCCGCTGTTCATCGATGCCGGGCGCTTCCGCGTGGTGCACGCCTGCTGGGATGATGAGTTGATCACGCCGCTCAAGGCGCAATTCCCCGATGGCTGCATCGATGAACATTTTCTGCAGGCCTCGGCGGTGCCCGGCAGTTTCGCCAACATGGCGCTCGATCGCCTGTTGCGCGGGACCGACATGCGACTGCCGCATGGTCTGACCCTGACCAGCGGTGACGGCTTCACCCGCTCGTACTTCCGCACCAAGTTCTGGGAGGAGGACCCGAAGACTTATGGCGATATCGTCTTCCAGCCCGATGCCTTGCCGGAGCTGGCGGCGCAGACGCCGTTGACCGAACTGCAGAAGGACGAGCTGCTCAGGTACGGCGCGCATGAGCCGCTGCTGTTCGTCGGTCACTACTGGCGGCGTGGCAAGCCGGCGCCGATCAGGCCCAACCTGGCCTGCCTGGATTACAGCGCGGTGGTCGGTGGCCGCCTGGTGGCTTATCGTCTGGATCAGGAAACACGTCTGGACGCGGGTAAATTCGTCTGGGTCGATGTCGACCCTCAGGAGGCGCCGCGATGA